TGACTCGCATCATAACGGACTAAGAGAGGAACGCCCCTGGGTAGATAAAGTGATTGAGCTAAAGAGGGTCGAATGAAGGTTTTACCCGAGGTTTTGCCTCCCCGTTCCCAACCGCCTACACGTGCGGAAACGGTTTTGCTCCCAAATTGGACCGCAATGGTGGATGGTGTTGAAAGATTCCATTTGCGCAAGTGCGCCTGGGGCAGGTAAAGGTCTACTTCCGATATTATCTCGTTTTCGACAACGATTGTTGGAACGTAGGACATGAGTATCCCCTTCCCATCAGGCAAAGTTAGTCTATGGTATGAGCATCCAAAACGTTTGGTGCCATGTAGAGAAGAGAGGTTGTTAGGATTTATGAACGCTTGGATACTATTAGTGAACATTGCAGTAGGCTCTGTCATCGGTGGAGTGACGAATGAGTTAGCCATCCGAATGCTGTTTAAACCAGTAAAACCGTGGTATATAGGCAGATGGAAAGTGCCTTTTACCCCGGGTTTGATCCCGAGAAGACGGGACGATATCGCGATACAAATGGGCAGACTCGTCGAAGAACATTTGCTGACGACAGAGGGGGTCAAGCGTGCGCTGAACCAAAGTGGTTTGGAGAGCACACTGACAGGATGGATGAACACCATCGCTCGGGATTGGATGGCAGATGAGCGTAGTCTGCGTCAAGCATTGCTCACGGTGATGCCACAGTTATTTAAGGAAGACGGAACGTGGAGTGAGGGTGTCCGCGCGCCTATCGAGTCGAAATGGGGTACCTTTGTCGATCAGGTTCTGGCACAATATGAAGAGAAAAAACTGCGAGAGTTGGTAACGGACAATGGACGCGAGCGTTTGGATGCTGCACTTGGCAGTGTGAGCGAATTACTCTTGAAACGTTTCCGTGAATATTTGCATTCCCCGGAAGGCCAGCAAACCTTGCAAAACATGGTTCGCGGATTACTCGGTGGAGGCGGAGGCATGTTTGGTGGCTTGGTCGGGATGTTTCTTGGGGATGACAAGATTTTGGGCAAGATTCTCCCGTATCTCGATGAGCTTTTGCAAAGCAGAGAGCTTTCAGAACGCGTGCACCACTTTTTACATAAGGAAGCGGACAAGCTCTTGGACAAAAATGTGGGTGAAGTGGTTGCCTGGATTGGGCGAGATCAGGTGGACGATTGGGCGCGGAAGCTCTTTGCCAAGCTGGAGGAGCAAAGCCTGCGCATCGTGGACGAGCCTCTGTCTCGTTTGACGGCGCCTATTTCTGAAACGGTGACAACGGAACTCGTTCCTCGTTTGGCCAAGTGGATGGTGGACACGCTGCAACAAAACATAGAGAGAATATTTTCGCGCCTGGCCATCCGGGATATTGTTACCCGGCAAGTAGAGGGTTTCCCGATTGAAAGAATTGAAGAGATGGTAGTCGGAATCTCAGGCAAGGAATTCCGTATGATTACCGTGCTTGGATTTATCCTCGGCGGGATTATTGGGCTTGTCCAAGGTATATTGGCAAATTTACTCAGTTAAACAAAACTGAAAAGAAACTGTAACTGTGTTGTAATAATCCTGTAATATTCCTTGGGTATGATAAAAGCACGATGAAAACCCCCTTAATGATATACTTTCTGGTCGGTAGCTTTCGAAAAAGCTACCCTTTTTTTTTGCCCCGCCTTCGGGTATATTGGTCGAAGGAGCGCACGTACATGGAACGGGTGGGAGAAAAGGAAGGGGGAATAGCAATATGGCAACGAAGCATGAACAAATCTTGCAACATATTGATCGCCTTCCGATCGGTTCGAAGATTTCCGTGCGGCAGATCGCGAAAGACCTGGATGTGAGTGAAGGGACTGCATACCGCGCGATCAAGGAAGCGGAAACACAAGGATACGTCAGCACGATTGAGCGTGTCGGTACGGTGAGAATCGAGAAGAAGCAAAAGGAAAATATTGAACGTTTGACCTTTGCGGAGGTTGTGAACATCGTCGATGGTCATGTGCAAGCCGGACGCGAAGGCTTACACAAGACCTTGAATAAATTTGTAATAGGGGCCATGCAGCTCGAAGCCATGATGCGCTATATCGATGCCGGGAGTCTCTTGATTGTCGGTAACCGCTATCAGGCGCACAAAATCGCTTTGCAGCAAGGGGCTGCAGTATTAATTACCGGGGGATTCGATACAAGCGAGGAAATCAAGCAGCTGGCTGACCGCTTAGCGCTGCCAATCATCTCTTCTAGCTACGACTCCTTTACGGTAGCTTCGATGATTAACCGGGCCATTTACGATCGCCTGATCAAAAAAGAAATCGTAATGGTTGAGGATATTTTGAAGCCGCTAGCAGAAACGCCTGTCTTATTGACTTCAGATTCTGTTGCCAAGTGGCACCAGTATACGGAGCTGTATCAGGACACGAGATTCCCCGTTGTTGACGAGCAGATGCGGCTGATCGGGATTGTTACCTCCAAAGACATCATCGGTCATGAGGAGACTGCAATGATCGACAAGGTCATGACGAAGAACCCGATCACGACCTCGCCGCGGGTATCCGTAGCGTCATCTGCGCACACCATGGTGTGGGAAGGAATCGAGCTATTGCCTGTCGTAGACAATCATCGCAAGCTCGTAGGGGTCTTGAGCCGCAACGACGTGTTAAAAGCACTGCAATTTACAGCTAAGCAACCACAGATGAGTGAAACGTTCCCGAATCTGATCATGTCCCATTTCCGTGAGGAGCGACAGGCAGATGAGATGGTCTATCTGGGGGATGTGAGCCCACAAATGACCAACCACCTCGGTACGATTGCCAGCGGAATCATGACGACGGTCATGGTCGAGGCTGCTTGTAACCTGTTGCGTCATCATCGTCGAGGAGACATGGTACCGGAAAATATCACCGTCTATTTCCTGAAGCCAGTCCAGATGGAAAGCCATATCGAAGTGAAGCCGCGCCTATTGGACATCAGCCGCCGCTTCGGAAAAGTCGAAGTATCGGTATTCCATGGCGAACAGCTCGTGGGGCAGGCTATGATTACGGCGCAAATAATTGAGCGTTAGAAGAAAGGAACAGTCTCTTATGGACTGTTCTTTTTTGTGTTGAAAAGTGGCTGTAGTGGGGGAGAAGAAGCGCATTTCCAGTCTACGCTTCGGCCTCCGCCCCGCAAGGGGTGTGAACTGTCCGCTTCGGAATAAATGGCGGGAGCGCTTCAAACGTTGAAGTTTCGAGGAAGTATTCCATAAGTGAAGCTTAAATTCCCCGCCATTTATTCCTACGCTGAGATGGGCTCCAGAGGCGCTTGGACTGGAAATGCGCTTCTTCTACGCAGCTTTGGTAAAGGCATCCTGAAAGTTAATTCATGAGGCGAAAATCATCCTGATAAACGAACAAATCAAGCCGCAACTAAACAGACAGCCGATTCAAGGAAAAAGGAGAAATAAGCGAGGCTCTTTGGGACACCAGCCGAGGCGCAGTGGAAAAAGGGAAACACGCCTTTAAGCGTCCACCTCTGAACATGCTCCATGGGGAGGACTACTTTGGACGCGGTTTCCCTTTTTCCGCTGCCACTAACAGCAACGGTTAAGGGTATTTTAAACGTCCTAGAATTGACAGGAAAAGCAATGCAACTTATCATCTAATTAGAACATCATCTAATTGAAACGATCAATCAAAGAAAGGAGTACCCCATTTTGCAATTAGACCAACTCGTCACCTTTTACAAAGCACTCGGAGACCCGACGCGCGTACGCATTCTCGCGATTTTGGCAAATGGCCCCCTGCATGGACAGGCGTTGGCAGGCAAGCTCGGTGTGACACCTCCCACTATTACTCACCATATGGCAAAGCTTCGGGAAGCAGGTGTCGTTTACGAACGGCGTGATAAAAACACCATTTACTTTTACCTGCACGAAGCCAATGTAAAACGCCAGTCGCAGGCAATCGTGAACGTCATGGAAAAAGCAAAGGATTCGACAGCAGAGGACATTTTTGCACAAGACAATTCTCATGTTCAAAGGAGGCATCAGATGGCAGCGGAAAAAATGCAGGTCATTCGCAGCTTCATTACGTCAGATGGCAAGCTGAAACAAATCCCGTCCCAGCGTAAGAAAAAGCTGATCGTCTTTGAATACATGGTTCGAGGGTTAGAAAAAGACCGCAAATACAAGGAACCAGAGATCAACGAATACATTCGCCAATTCCACGAAGATTATGCTACGATTCGCAGGGAATTCATCATGAATCATTATATGTATCGGGAAGAAGGCATCTACGAGCTGAACCCGGAGGAAATGTGGGCAAAAGCCGAAGACCTGCAATAGCTGGGAATCGTTCCCTCCTGAACTGAACAGAAAAAAGGACAACCTTCGGCACTGCCGCTCAGGTTGTCGAAGCAATAGAATGTCACACAAATCCATTATAGCGAGAGCTCTATCGGGTTTGTATGATAAACAGCTGGGAATAGAGGAAAAGTATTTCCAGCGTTGCTTCTCCCCAAATGAAAAAGGCATGTGAACGTAAATTTGTTCTCATGCCCTTTTTTTATACCCCTTTTTTCAATTCTGCTTGCCAAGCTGTACGATAACGGAAATAATTGCGCGTTCCCAAAAATAAATTCATAGCCCCTACAATCAGCATGATCAATGCAACGACAATGCGGATCGTATCGAGCGAATCAAAAGTAAACTGATTGATGCCGAACAAAGAAACGAGTATCCCCAATGACACATTCATCTTCCCCAGCAGCATACGCGATTCAAGCGGATGGATGCCTCGTCTGCGAGCATGGATACTATAGTAGACGCTGGCTACTAGGGAAGCGAGAATACCGGTCATGTAAAAGGCAGACCACATAGATGGATTCATCCTTTCTAGCCATTCTGGTATTACCCATCCTACCAAAATCAGGGGATAACGGTCAAACACAAGTAAGAACGTTTGTTCTTATCGTCCGTATGGGCTATACTTCCGGTATAATGTAAGAGAGAAAGTTTCAATCGTGAAAAGTGAGAGGGGTAATATCATGACCTCCTTTGTCCATTTGCATGTTCATACGGAGTACAGTCTGCTGGATGGAGCAGCACGTATCGATGCGCTAGTGAAGCGAGCCAGCGAATTGGGCATGCATGCACTGGCGATGACAGACCATGCCAATCTGTACGGGGCGATCCCGTTTTATAAAGCTTGTCTGGAGGCAGGCATCCAACCGATTATCGGGATGGAAATATACGTAATAGAGGGAAATCTTCAAGATCGCGTGCGAAATGCACCGCCGCCTAGTCATCTGATCGTTCTCGCTGAAAACGAAACGGGCTACCGGAATCTCCTGAGGCTGGCGACAATCGCGAACACAGACGGCAACTACATCCTTCCGCGTCTCAACAAAGAAGTGTTGGCAAAGCATACAGACGGCCTCATAGCACTAAGCGGCTGTCAGCAAGGGGAAGTACCCAAGCTGTTACTGGCTGGAGAAGCGGACGCTGCGAAGGAAGCAGCCCGCAAGTATCAGCGAATGTTTGGAGAGCACCATTTTTACTTGGAGCTGGCTGATCACGGACTGGAAGTGGAGCGCAGGCTGAATGCTCGTCTCGTGAAACTGAGCCAGGAGACGGGGATTCCGCTGATTGCGACGAACAACGTTCACTACATCCACAGGGAGGATCACCAGCAGCATGATATCTTGTTGGCGATCAAGGAAGGCAAGACGGTTGGCGAAGAAAACCGTTTTCGCTATGAGACGGATCAATACTATCTGAAAAGTGCCGAGGAAATGGCGGCGCTCTTTGCCTTTGCTCCCCAGGCGTTAGCGAATACGATAGCAGTTGCTGACAGGTGCAAGCTGAACCTTACCTTTGGCGTGCATATTTTGCCGGAATTTCCTTTGGCAGAGGGACAAGATTCGACGCAGTATTTGCGTGAACTGTGTGAAAAGGGCTGCCGGGAGCGATACGGCGAGATTACGCCAGAGGCACAAGCGCGTCTGGATCACGAGCTGGCGATTATTACAGGGACGGGCTTCACCGATTACTTCCTGATCGTATGGGATTTCATGCGGTACGCTCACGAGAACGGGATACCGACGGGACCTGGACGCGGGTCTGCGGCAGGTAGCCTGGTCGCGTACGTATTGAAAATCACGAATGTCGATCCACTTCGCTTTCACTTGCTCTTTGAACGCTTCCTCAACCCAGAGCGGGTGACGATGCCCGATATTGATATCGATTTTTCCGTAGAGCGTCGTGACGAAGTCATTCACTATGTAGCGAGCAAATACGGTCATGATCGCGTCGCCCAGATCATTACCTTTGGTACGATGGCGGCTCGTGCAGCTGTGCGCGATGTTGGACGGGCGCTAGGCTTGTCTTTGGGCATCGTGGATCGTGTTGCCAAAATGATTCCGCAATCGCCAGGCATGACGATTGAACGGGCGATGCAGATCAACCCGGATATCGGCAAGCTGTGCGCAGAAAACAAACAGGCAGCACAACTGATCGAAACGGCAAGGGGCGTAGAAGGTTTACCGCGTCACGCCTCTACGCATGCGGCGGGTGTCGTCATTTCGCGTGAACCGCTGAAGAATTACGTTCCATTACAGACGGGCAACGAAGGCTTGGCCCTTACTCAGTATCCGATGGAGATTCTCGAAGAAGTCGGTTTGTTGAAGATGGACTTCCTCGGCTTGCGCAATTTGACAATCATACAGGAGACGTTGCGTCATTTGCAGGAGCAGGGAATATCGCTTGATCTGGATAAGCTGCCGACAGACGACGAGAAAACGTTTCGCATGCTCTCCCGTGGGGAGACAACCGGCATTTTCCAATTGGAATCTTCGGGGATGCGCAATGTGCTGCGAGATTTGAAGCCGAGCAGCCTTGATGACATCATTGCGGTTCTGGCATTGTATCGCCCGGGGCCGATGGAGATTATCCCGCAGTATATCGCCGCCAAACACGGGCAGAGCAAAGTGC
This genomic stretch from Brevibacillus brevis harbors:
- a CDS encoding DRTGG domain-containing protein, translated to MATKHEQILQHIDRLPIGSKISVRQIAKDLDVSEGTAYRAIKEAETQGYVSTIERVGTVRIEKKQKENIERLTFAEVVNIVDGHVQAGREGLHKTLNKFVIGAMQLEAMMRYIDAGSLLIVGNRYQAHKIALQQGAAVLITGGFDTSEEIKQLADRLALPIISSSYDSFTVASMINRAIYDRLIKKEIVMVEDILKPLAETPVLLTSDSVAKWHQYTELYQDTRFPVVDEQMRLIGIVTSKDIIGHEETAMIDKVMTKNPITTSPRVSVASSAHTMVWEGIELLPVVDNHRKLVGVLSRNDVLKALQFTAKQPQMSETFPNLIMSHFREERQADEMVYLGDVSPQMTNHLGTIASGIMTTVMVEAACNLLRHHRRGDMVPENITVYFLKPVQMESHIEVKPRLLDISRRFGKVEVSVFHGEQLVGQAMITAQIIER
- a CDS encoding DNA polymerase III subunit alpha, with the translated sequence MTSFVHLHVHTEYSLLDGAARIDALVKRASELGMHALAMTDHANLYGAIPFYKACLEAGIQPIIGMEIYVIEGNLQDRVRNAPPPSHLIVLAENETGYRNLLRLATIANTDGNYILPRLNKEVLAKHTDGLIALSGCQQGEVPKLLLAGEADAAKEAARKYQRMFGEHHFYLELADHGLEVERRLNARLVKLSQETGIPLIATNNVHYIHREDHQQHDILLAIKEGKTVGEENRFRYETDQYYLKSAEEMAALFAFAPQALANTIAVADRCKLNLTFGVHILPEFPLAEGQDSTQYLRELCEKGCRERYGEITPEAQARLDHELAIITGTGFTDYFLIVWDFMRYAHENGIPTGPGRGSAAGSLVAYVLKITNVDPLRFHLLFERFLNPERVTMPDIDIDFSVERRDEVIHYVASKYGHDRVAQIITFGTMAARAAVRDVGRALGLSLGIVDRVAKMIPQSPGMTIERAMQINPDIGKLCAENKQAAQLIETARGVEGLPRHASTHAAGVVISREPLKNYVPLQTGNEGLALTQYPMEILEEVGLLKMDFLGLRNLTIIQETLRHLQEQGISLDLDKLPTDDEKTFRMLSRGETTGIFQLESSGMRNVLRDLKPSSLDDIIAVLALYRPGPMEIIPQYIAAKHGQSKVQYAHPVLEPILRETHGFMIYQEQIMQISSTLAGFSLGEADILRRAVGKKKRELLAEQREKFVAGCVRQGYGEELGNQVYDLIVRFADYGFNKAHSVAYAVIAYQMAYLKATYPLAFMAALLSLSIGSQTRIAEYTEEARRLQLTVLGPDVNKSLAYFTVEQDAIRFGLAAVKNVGYGAIESIVKERKGRPYRDVFDFCARVDARLVNRRVVESLTLCGALDSLPGHRSQLLLLLDEAVGKANSKRIERDANQLNLFAGEEDTTPLREPAEYPEVPPLSHTQQLKEERDLIGVYISGHPLDQFAHVANRPEVSVISSLGDVPRDKTVKVFGMITEARRIQTKKGDPMAFITLEDKTAPVELVVFPQVYAKYGPLLEREQIVVAEARVDHQEDMVKLLASRFWDAQTLPQPKSETVLFVKISAEQEHDSTLQKLSRLFVEKKGTIPVILFYEGKRQTIRLPEANWVDVDESFLEQAREIVGPDSVIRKEMPINWGG
- a CDS encoding metalloregulator ArsR/SmtB family transcription factor, yielding MQLDQLVTFYKALGDPTRVRILAILANGPLHGQALAGKLGVTPPTITHHMAKLREAGVVYERRDKNTIYFYLHEANVKRQSQAIVNVMEKAKDSTAEDIFAQDNSHVQRRHQMAAEKMQVIRSFITSDGKLKQIPSQRKKKLIVFEYMVRGLEKDRKYKEPEINEYIRQFHEDYATIRREFIMNHYMYREEGIYELNPEEMWAKAEDLQ
- a CDS encoding YtpI family protein, producing MWSAFYMTGILASLVASVYYSIHARRRGIHPLESRMLLGKMNVSLGILVSLFGINQFTFDSLDTIRIVVALIMLIVGAMNLFLGTRNYFRYRTAWQAELKKGV
- a CDS encoding DUF445 domain-containing protein, which gives rise to MNAWILLVNIAVGSVIGGVTNELAIRMLFKPVKPWYIGRWKVPFTPGLIPRRRDDIAIQMGRLVEEHLLTTEGVKRALNQSGLESTLTGWMNTIARDWMADERSLRQALLTVMPQLFKEDGTWSEGVRAPIESKWGTFVDQVLAQYEEKKLRELVTDNGRERLDAALGSVSELLLKRFREYLHSPEGQQTLQNMVRGLLGGGGGMFGGLVGMFLGDDKILGKILPYLDELLQSRELSERVHHFLHKEADKLLDKNVGEVVAWIGRDQVDDWARKLFAKLEEQSLRIVDEPLSRLTAPISETVTTELVPRLAKWMVDTLQQNIERIFSRLAIRDIVTRQVEGFPIERIEEMVVGISGKEFRMITVLGFILGGIIGLVQGILANLLS